The sequence AAGAATAACAACCCATTCAATTCTTGTCAACGATTTTCTTTTGGCATTCCTCAAGCATCTGTTTAACATAGGCATTGTTTGGATCAATCTTTAAGGCTTGGGTGAAATTAAAATATGCCTTTTTATATAACCCTTTATTAAAATATATAATACCCAGGCCATAAAGGGCTTCTTTAGAATTAGAGTCTATAGTCAAAGCTTTTCTATACTCACATTCAGCCTCCTCATATATTCTCATCTTAAAGTATAAATCACCACGATCTATATAGGTAAATAGATAGCCCTGCTCGATTATACTAATTATTACCCTCTTATCTTTAAATATGTCTTTCTTATTATTCAGATACCTTGCAGGAAATATTCTGTTTTTACTAATGAGTCTACAGATTTTATCATCAGAGATTGTCTTATCAACCACTCTATAAAAGATTCCCTCTGGAAGCATAAGATATTTATCCTTTAGGAGGTCATAGAACTGCCTATAATATGGCATATAAATAGGAACAGATGAAAAATTGTTATTTACAATATCAAGAAATCTATTTAAAACAATCCTTTTTCCGTCCTCTTTTCTTATATCCTTTAAATCTCCATAAGGCTTATACATAAATCTTAAATCAGGTTTTCTCTCTTTAATCTGTTCTGGATACCAATCAGGAAGTAAAAAGGCATAATTGATAAGAAAAGCATAATCCATTCCTTCTACATATTCAAGGTACCAAACAGGAAAAATGTTTTCATCATTGTAGGTAAATATAACAGCATTTTTCTCCACTGTTTTTAAGATATTTCTTCCATAATCATAGAAAAAGTAATACTTTCTTTTATTGTTGTAATAATAATGGCTTTTGAATAGAAATGTTGGGCAAATGAATAAAATAAATGCCATAAAATACAGAACTATTTTTAATTTAAATAAGTTGAGTAGTTCAAGAAATCCAAATCCAATAAAGATCGACGAAAGGATAAATAAAGGAATATAATAATCTTGAATATTATAGATTGTATAGTGGATAGAAAAAAATATATTAACAGAAGCAATCAGAGCTAAAAATAGAAAGATTACCATTCTTTTCCATAAAAGAATAAAGAAGCCAATGATTCCAAATAAGATCAGAAAGCTAAATTGATGGTGAAAAAATTGAAGGTGGGATTTTAGATTATTAAAGAGGATTTTAGAAGATGAGATGAAATAAGTTTCTTTATAACTTACAACACTAATATGTTCAATAAATTTATTTAAGGTATCCGGATCCCCCCAATTAAGCACAGGGTCTTGGCTTGCCCTCAATGGCAAATAAAGCCACAGGGTAAGGGGCAAAAGGAAGAAGAAAATAGAAAATAGAAAATAGAAAATAGGAGTTAGCTGCGGTTTCTTTTTGGTTCTTCCTCTATTTTTTATCAATGTAGCAATGATAAAGAATACACTTGCTGGCACAAGGTAGATGGTTTGGAAGTGGTGGGTGAAGGATAGGCCTAAGATAAAGGAAAACAAATAAAGAAGTTTGGAGTCTGGAGTCTTGAGTCGGGAGTCTTGCCATTTAAGTAAGATGAAAATAATTAAGGTGGCAAAAAGGGCATTTAGGGTGTATTTCTCAGCAATTACAGCCTGTTCCCAGAAGGTTAAGGAAAAAGCAAGGATTAGACTTGCCACAATGGAAGGAATTATTCTGGTGCTCTGGTGCTCTGGTGCTCTGGTGCTCAGTTTTAAGGTAATGAAATAAACCATCATACAAGCCAATGAGGCAAATAAAGCTGATTCCATATTCATCCTATAGGCAATATTTCCAATAGGAATTAGGGTTATAAAAACCTTACCCAGCAAGGTATAGAGGGGATAGCCCGGAGGATGGGCAATGCCTAATGTCCAGGTACAGGTTATTAGCTCACCAGAATCATGAAACCCAACAGTTGGCGTTAAGGTATGCAAATAAACCCCAAATGAAATAAAAAAAACAAGAA is a genomic window of bacterium containing:
- a CDS encoding DUF2723 domain-containing protein, with amino-acid sequence LVFFISFGVYLHTLTPTVGFHDSGELITCTWTLGIAHPPGYPLYTLLGKVFITLIPIGNIAYRMNMESALFASLACMMVYFITLKLSTRAPEHQSTRIIPSIVASLILAFSLTFWEQAVIAEKYTLNALFATLIIFILLKWQDSRLKTPDSKLLYLFSFILGLSFTHHFQTIYLVPASVFFIIATLIKNRGRTKKKPQLTPIFYFLFSIFFFLLPLTLWLYLPLRASQDPVLNWGDPDTLNKFIEHISVVSYKETYFISSSKILFNNLKSHLQFFHHQFSFLILFGIIGFFILLWKRMVIFLFLALIASVNIFFSIHYTIYNIQDYYIPLFILSSIFIGFGFLELLNLFKLKIVLYFMAFILFICPTFLFKSHYYYNNKRKYYFFYDYGRNILKTVEKNAVIFTYNDENIFPVWYLEYVEGMDYAFLINYAFLLPDWYPEQIKERKPDLRFMYKPYGDLKDIRKEDGKRIVLNRFLDIVNNNFSSVPIYMPYYRQFYDLLKDKYLMLPEGIFYRVVDKTISDDKICRLISKNRIFPARYLNNKKDIFKDKRVIISIIEQGYLFTYIDRGDLYFKMRIYEEAECEYRKALTIDSNSKEALYGLGIIYFNKGLYKKAYFNFTQALKIDPNNAYVKQMLEECQKKIVDKN